The nucleotide window GTGCTTAAAAATCCCCCTCAGTGACATGCTCAGATTGAAAGGAATATTTATCGAGTTATAATATAATCATGTTATCGCAATGCCAAGAAAATTGAATTATGGAAGTTATCCTCCAAATATCTGGTCTGACAAGTTCCGATATTCAGATAGATATTTTTAAATCCGTTGTTAAATACTACCAGGCGGAATTTCATTTATCTCTCTCATTATTGCAATAGCCTGACGGAGGAGATCGAAATTTGCAGCGTATGATATCCTTACATGGTTGCTGCCACGAGTGCCGAAAGCAGAGCCTGGCGTAAGTATCACGCGCCTGCGTCTGAGCCGTTCAACGAAATCATACTCGTCATTCACCTCAGGGAAGAGATAGAAAGCGCCTTTTGGAACCGGGAACCGGATACCCATTGAACGAAGAGCAGAGACAAGGAAGTCTCGCCTCCTCTTGAACTCGTTTTTCATCTCTACTATGCAATCCTGAGGACCTGTGATAGCAGCAAGAGCGGCTTTCTGCGAGATTGAAGATGCACATGCCTGTATATACTGGTGCACCTTCAACATCTGCTCTATGTATTCCTTATTCGCAGCGACATAACCCAGCCGGAATCCTGTCATCGCGTACGTCTTGGATACAGCATTCACGGTGATGACGCCATCATAGAACCTCGCCGGGCTTATATGCTTCGCTCCATCATATACAAGATGCTCATAGACCTCGTCAGAGATGATGGTCATGTGATGGTCAGAGGCGAGCTCTGCGATTGCTTTTATATTTGATTCGGGCTCTACTGCGCCAGTAGGATTCGCTGGCGAGTTTATAATGAGTGCTTTCGTCCTGGCTGTGATTCGCTCCTTCAATGCTTCTATTGAAATTGTATAGTCATCACTATCATTCAGTGGCACTCCAACCGGTCTCGCATCGGCTAACCTTGTTAATGGCGGGTAGGATACAAAACCCGGATTCGGGATCAGTACTTCATCCCCTCTCTCCACCACCGAAAGGATGGCGATATGCAGTGCCTCACTCGCACCAGAGGTGACGATTATCTCATCGGGACTGACCGAGAAGTGATTTTGCCGCAGCAACTTATCACTTATCGCATCACGCAGCTCTGGTATACCCTTATTGAAGGTATAACTGGTGAATCCGGATTTGAGTGCCTGAATAGCGGCTGTTTTTATATGCTCAGGTGTATCAAAATCAGGCTCGCCGAGTCCAAGATTGATGAAATCAGCAGATGCTGCTTCAAAAGCACGTCTTATACCCGATATCTCTATCCCCGCTATACGGGATGCAAATCTCTTTTCTGACATTGTCATCTCTTAACTCCATTTCTCAAATAGATATAAAACTTTTTACATTTATGCCCTCTGACCATAGAAATTCAAAAGTTTCCGATATCATTTTTAAAAGAAAAGTTTCTATATTCGGAACTTTTAGGTAAAATATATCATCCAAAATTTTTTTTAAACTCCGAGATTACAACGATGGCTACAGAATTAATTACCAACTTGGGTAAAGGAAGAAACGCCGCTAAGGATGCTGTACAACATGCAAGAGAGAAATTATGAGATGTTCCTTACCCTTTCTTTTGTTTATTCCTCTCCGGTATATGAGCTCAGCTCCATGAGGTGGTGGATACGGTGAGAGCAGAGACAGGTAATGTACATCTCATAGGGGCTTCATCGGCGGGCGAATTCACAGAAGGGGGTAGAGATAGGAAACGTGGTTGTGGGGTTACTTGCTTCTGATGATATAAAAGGTCTTTACAGCTATTGCTGAAGGTATAAAACGTGACCTGGAGTCTACAATGCTAAAAGTCGTGTCTTTATCAGGCGTTGGCGAAGAAGTCACTCGACTGGCTTTGTACCTCTTCGGTAAGGAACTGAAGATGGTTGGAGGCATGGCAAGTGATGATTTCAGGATGGAGAAGACTTTCACTTTCATATTCGTTGATGATGATGTGTGTACCGATGCGGTTGGTATTATGCCTCATTGCCTCAAAGAGGCCCCTCTTTATCGGCGTGAAGCATGGGCATACCCCTCTCAGTCGAGCTTTGAGAGCTACCAGAGCGTGGGGTAATGTACTTTATGAGATAAATATCCAGCCAGC belongs to Methanophagales archaeon and includes:
- a CDS encoding pyridoxal phosphate-dependent aminotransferase; this encodes MTMSEKRFASRIAGIEISGIRRAFEAASADFINLGLGEPDFDTPEHIKTAAIQALKSGFTSYTFNKGIPELRDAISDKLLRQNHFSVSPDEIIVTSGASEALHIAILSVVERGDEVLIPNPGFVSYPPLTRLADARPVGVPLNDSDDYTISIEALKERITARTKALIINSPANPTGAVEPESNIKAIAELASDHHMTIISDEVYEHLVYDGAKHISPARFYDGVITVNAVSKTYAMTGFRLGYVAANKEYIEQMLKVHQYIQACASSISQKAALAAITGPQDCIVEMKNEFKRRRDFLVSALRSMGIRFPVPKGAFYLFPEVNDEYDFVERLRRRRVILTPGSAFGTRGSNHVRISYAANFDLLRQAIAIMREINEIPPGSI